ttgatgatctcataatcatgtcgcaagatgttcagactcatttccagaaccttgaaaaggtacttgcaaagctcgctgaagctaatttaaaaataaagcttgcaaaatgttcatttttaaagcaaaagattaatttcctaggtcatacagttacaccttcaggtattacattgaatgaatcaaaaattattgctgcccgtgattttccaacacctcgtaccgcagaagccgtaagacagttcacaggtcttgtaggattttatcgttcatttattgctggattctctattatagccgctccgctttacaagttgcaaagaaaagatgaaccctttgtttggggagaggcccaggatcagtcattcaaaaaactcaaagcagccttgatttcgtcacctgtccttaggtacccagatttttctaaaccttttacgttggttacagatgctagtgacataggtttaggtgctgcattacttcaaacagaaggtcacagagatcacgcaatagcttatgctagccgtactttatctaaagaagagaaaaattatagtgcaacagaacgagaagccttggcagttgtttgggcacttaaacatttcaaggatacaatttataattacccagttcatgttcttacagatcaccaaccattaattcccttgttcaaaaataagaatccagttggaaagtttgctagatatttgctcacaattcaagaattcaatcccacatttggatatattccaggaaagcaaaatgttgtagcggatgcgttttctcgacacgtagctgcgattcagttaaattacccagcattagatgctacagtagtagaaacggaacaaagacaagaccccatatgggcacccgtcattaaatttttgactaagcaagacactcgcccgattcataaaccgccagtaccattgaaagaactagttatgttggacaatttactgtgtagagtagtaaagctagggacagccccgaggaaatgttgtcagttagttgttccagctgtcttggtaccaactgtgttaaaaattatccatgatgctcctgcaagtgcacatccaggaaaggatcgtacactccaacaaggtcgattgaaatatttttggccaaaaatggctaaggagattgctcattatgttgacagatgtttaacttgtttacagcacaagggacatgtttcaggacctaatccaattcaggtgtacccagcaactaaagctccttgggaacgaatatcgatggatttattgacaaattttgcggaaacagagaaagggaacaaacatttgcttgtaatggtcgataatttttcacggttttgcgaactagttcctatcccgaacaaaacagcagaaaccatagccagcgcattccatgaccaaataatttgtagatatagtatgcctaaagtaatcctttcagataatggaccagaattcagtaatagtattctaactagcttgtgtgatttatataacatcaaaaaatgtagcattatgccttatcatccggcaagtaatggactagctgaacgtactaacaggaaagtgttagatgccttgagagtcacgttgaattttgataacaacaattgggatgattttatacccttaattcagtgtgctataaattcttcaattaatgtttctactggtgacacacctcacgctattctttatggtacagataagatcctccctaatgaattgattaacgtacctcctactcccttatataacgtagatgattttgttcaagtgaagcgtagacaaatgcaattagtattcaagaaaatacgagaacaactgtccaaagcaacagccgagttcactctagcaaggaatgcacgagctaaacccaataaaataactattggatctgtagtaatgatacttaaccaacacaggtctggtcctatgtacaagttaactaagaaatttttgggtccatataaggtaatcgagcttattaaaggtaacaaatacagacttaagaacttgttaacaggagagtatataaatgaacatttagaccacatgaagttagctaaaatgactgttgacgagactgatgaggaagatgacaatgaacttacccagacagatactcctactcggacaccacctcctgtggttgacagaccactggatgttcagcaaccccatactagcaattataatcttagatctagacctctcgtttcaaccgtgcactcaccacacgtccattggctagatgttaacgaggatatctctcaagatgatagtttgtcacatgaagtttcatctgttccggaccttcagtcagagccagagttgtatagtgctctggatgagctaggtgtagatatccgcagaatttataattgaatgcactctgtagttattctgtttgttttgaaaaaaaaaaaaaaaaaaaaaaaaaaaaactcaattgcagtatttctaccacatgtgtcttattattaccattatatataatgtatagtttttctcaactttattttgttatgaattagatgccattgtcaagtctactaccatttgtatttttacagtgcttgtcataagagttattattgttctagcaaccacattgtggccagtgaatcctgactgctatcacgcagatgttagtcttcttgatccaggtcttgtatatgcttgtaaatatattgcacattatatatattgtacattggtcttgtaaatatattgtatatttcgaaaaaaaaaaaaaaagagaaaaaaaaaattatctatcttgaaattcaattgtggttgttaggtcagaactttgttctattaatgtaataattgtttaattttgtatggttttcaagcacatgccattgacacatgttaataattttgtttaggcaataccttgggttgtattgttcatatctgatcagtagacatacacatgttcttaatactctgatttaatcaaagcattgttaccatgattttcacctattatgatgaatttttttttggtgcatatatgccgagttgtttgtattacgcacacctgatcttctttcaatgttttattatgcaaatttcacatgtaagccattattgtatgccaccgaggtcctttcagtatcattgtaactatatagctagccagagcttgtcgacaagggacgtcgacttggtagcgtgtccgagcggtgttatactcaaattctgtcagttgaaatgtaaccaatcacaggcaagtaggcctctgacgtcatgccagacagaggagcatcaagcatgctcccagcagcctcagttatcctcacagacccagagtaggtggacctcggctggccagttatacacctgtttgcctcactcaataaatatatacagaagcgactactgtgtctacattcaacccgaactagGCAAACGAATATATTCCCTATACTGTATTTGGGTCACGTTTCTTCTTGAACTTATTACATGCTCTCCTGTATTTGCAGGGGATGAGTTATGGCTCttggttcccgcctctcaacctataATAAAACTGGTTCATGGATTCTAGAGTTTTTTTGGGCTTGCCATATGTGCATTTAAAGCAGTGTATGGACCTTGAGAATGACTtggcatcgacttgagaatggtccaggacggaccgaaacgtcgtcgtcgtcccttcaccttctagtgtgtggtctggtcaacatattttagccacgttattgtgactcatcgtctgtctATGGAACCTGCTTCCACCGTATCTAAACCGCATTTAACTTCCTTACTTCACTGGCACTGAAAcaaaatatttctaatgtctcggtTGCTCATTTGGGTAGTCACTTTCCCGTCTATGGTCCCCTATGTTCGTGTACATTACTGGCCCTATGGGCAGTGTATTGGGACGAGTGGCCACTGCAGCCTATATAGACATTAATGCGTCTACCTCCTTGCTGGAAGTGATGGTGCATTAAGTGGGGCCATACTCTGTGCTATGGCCCTAATGTCCCCAGAGCCCTGGTGCACAGTCCGCACAGGTCATGTGCCCACCAATAGCTGTTTGCTCGTGGGAAACATTCTCTGGGTTTAAATGGCCTAATGACATCATTCTCAAGTGTAACAGTATGGTGTAAAGTTTGTTTTCATAGCGCCGTGATGACGGGTCACGTCATATATAAAACATATCATTTTATCGCTTATTTTCGTTagaacataagaagaaaggtaactgcagaaggcctattggcccatacgaggcagctcctatctataaccacccaatcccactcatatacatgtccaacccacgcttgaaacaatcgagggaacccacctccaccacgttacgcggtaaaatAAATTAGGCTGGGATAGATTAGGATAGGCTACAGTAGACTACACTAGGCTAGACTacactaggctaggctaggctagaagTGTATTCCTTTGGAGCAGACCTCCAcaggctggggccagattcacgaaaacacttacgcaagcacttacgaacgtgtacatctttcctcaatgtttgacggctttagttacatttattaaacagtttacaagcatgaaaacttcccattcaactgttgttattgttataaacagcctcctggtgcttcggagctcattaactgtttaataattctaaacaaagccgccaaagattcagaaaagatatacaggttcgtaagtgcttgcgtaactgcttcgtgaatctggctccctgGGTCTCAGAGAGGGTGCAGGCACCAAGCCGCGCCTCTCTCCTAGTGCGCCTTGTTCTACGCACTTCAACAACTCACTAAAAATACAACTTATTTGTCAAAATTAAAGCACCCGAAATtctgacgttttctatgcatcggcctcgataggttaagtgggttgTTTGGGTGCGTACGTTTCTGGTCGGGCAAAAACAGTTGAAAAGTAACTGAATGAGAGCCGATAAACAGAGAGGGAAATATTAACAACAGACTGTTATTGTTTGGAGTTTACATAGGTGGGAAAAGCCCCATCTCGCCGCGGCATgtgttacatacatatatactcattatatatatatacatatatacatatatatatatatatatatatatatatatatatatatatatatatatatatatatatatatatatatatatatatatatatatatatatttctaaccaATGCCAGACAATCCCACACTTTTTAACcggtaatttattaaaaaaaaaaacatcaagaaccttatttccaaaccagtatttacccaggattTTTCCTGGACTCTATACTTACTCCAAGACCAAGACGGGTGACTGTAGAGCCTCCAAGACCACGACAGGTCACTGTAGAGCCTCCAAGACCACGACAGGTCACTGTAGAGCCTCCAAGACCATGACAGGTGActgtagtgcctccaagaccatgaCAGGTGACTGTACAGCCTCCAAGACCATGACAGATGACTGTAGGGTCTCCAAGACCATGACAGGTAACTGTACAGCCTCCAAGACCATGACAGGTAACTGTAGAGCCTCCAAGACCATGACAGGTCACTGTAGAGCCTCCAAGACCACGACAGGTAACTGTAGAGCCTCCAAGACCACGACAGGTGACTGTAGACCCTCCAAGACCATGACAGATGACTGTACAGCCTCCAAGACCATGACAGATGACTGTAGGGTCTCCAAGACCATGACAGGTAACTGTACAGCCTCCAAGACCATGACAGGTAACTGTAGAGCCTCCAAGACCATGACAGGTCACTGTAGAGCCTCCAAGACCATGACAGGGCActgtagtgcctccaagaccatgaCAGGTGACTGTAGAACCTCCAAGACCATGACAGGTAACTGTACAGCCTCCAAGACCATGACAGGTAACTGTAGAGCCTCCAAGACCATGACAGGTCACTGTAGAGCCTCCAAGACCATGACAGGTAACTGTAGAGCCTCCAAGACCATGACAGGTGACTGTAGGGTCTCCAAGACCATGACAGGTAACTGTACAGCCTCCAAGACCATGACCTGTAACTGTAGAGCCTCCAAGACCATGACAGGTCACTGTAGAGCCTCCAAGACCATGACAGGGCActgtagtgcctccaagaccatgaCAGGTAACTACAGAGCCTCCAAGACCATGACAGGTCActgtagtgcctccaagaccatgaCAGGTGActgtagtgcctccaagaccatgaCAGGGCActgtagtgcctccaagaccatgaCAGGGCActgtagtgcctccaagaccatgaCAGGTAACTACAGAGCCTCCAAGACCATGACAGGTCACTGTAGAGCCTCCAAGACCATGACAGGTCACTGTAGAGCCTCCAAGACCATGACAGGTCActgtagtgcctccaagaccatgaCAGGTCACTGTAGAGCCTCCAAGACCACGACAGGTGACTGTAGACCCTCCAAGACCATGACAGATGACTGTACAGCCTCCAAGACCAAGGGAAGATGAATTTGACTTCCTCCAGACGAGATGATTCAGCATGAGCGCCGCCTTGTAACTAGTGTGGACAGCAGCTTGGGGGGGGGAAACCAAAAGGGAAACAGGAACGTACCTTAGTCTGAGTTGATGTCTGTCCTCCCTGCTGTAGTCACTTACCTGGAATGACATGAAATGCGaattagtcacacacacacacacacacgcacgcacactcacacacacacacagttgagaggcgggaccaaagagccagagctcaacccccgcaagcacaactaggtgagtacacacacacacacacacacacacacacacaccctcgtttgggggcctcgtagactggtggatagcgcgcaggactcgtaattctgtggcgcgggttcgattcccgcacgaggcagaaacaaatgggcaaagtttctttcaccctaagtgcccctgttacctagcagtaaataggtacctgggagtaagtcagctgtcacgggctgcatcctggggtgtgtgtgtgtggtgtgggaaaaaaaaaaaaaaaaagtagttagtaaacagttgattaacagttgagaggcgggccgaaagagcaaagctcaacccccgcaaaaacacaactagtaaacacaactagtaaacacacacacacacacacacacacacacacacacacacacacacacacacacacacacacacacacacacacacacactttagccTTCATGCGTGTGAATACAGATAGTATAGGTGACACCTGAGGTGAAGGTGATGCTTACCTGGGCATGGTGGATGGTGTTGGAtgatggtggatggtggtggatggtggtggatggtgttggatggtggtggatggtggtggatggtggtggatggATGGGGGGCATCCATACTGACGTCTAGTGACGTCGACAGCCACTGTCGGTGAAGCCAGGCTGGAGGCGACAGTCTGGAGGCGACAGTCTGGAGTGTATGAGAAAATCTTATGTTAATAATGTATTGGCAAACATTTTCCAATATAAGATATATTGGAAAATATATCAGATATATTCAGCATAAGAAGAGGAACACTGGACAAAAGActtgggcccagattcacgaagtagttacgcaagcacttacgaacctgtatatctttcctcaaactttgacggctttggttacatttattaaacagtttacaagcatgaaaacttgccaatcaactgttgttattgttataaacagcctcctggtgcttccgagctcattagctgtttaataattgtaaacaaagccgtcaaagattgagaaaagatggacagagctaggttcgtaagtgcttgcgtaactacttcgtgaatctgagcCCAGGTTCAAGCTCGGTTGTGGCGTTTTCTGTCCTACTTCCTTGTTTATTTTTTCAGGGATAACTATGATATACTTTCAGGGTCTTGGTAGATAAGACTGACAGTCTCCGgagatttacagtctccgtggtgtagtggtaagacactcgcctggcgttccgcgagcgctatgtcatgggttcgtatcctggccggggaggatttactgggcgtaattccttaactgtagcctttgtttaactcaacagtaaaatgtgtacttggttgtaacaacgattcttcgcggcaggggatcgtattccagggacctgcccgaaacgctacgcgtactagtggctctacaagaatgtaacaactcttgtatatatctcaaaaaaaaaaaaaaaaaaaaaaaaaaaatgatgcacGATATGCGCATCACAATACAACCTTCACTAGTGTAccattacgaaacctgtacatccttcCTCTAATAACTGGAGACACAGCAGCTtgaaaacttcacaacccaaggttattattattataaacaacctcttgtagtgcttcggagctcattaactgattAATAAACGTTAACTAAGCTTCCACTTTTaagtaaagatgtacaggtttcgtaaatggagaCGTAAAAGATCGATGAATCCTGCCCTGAACACCAATTCCCTTCCCAAAGCTCATGTTAAACCTTTCTCTGCTAGTTTTCTTCAATCAATcgcgcgcccagtcaatcctccaggCTAGGACTCGAACACAGAATAAATCGCCATTCTAGCCGTCAAGAGTTTTTTaaaacaatgactcctgtcctatttccttatatgtacttttaaaattatgaatagtatttgcttccacaacctgttccttaagtgcattccacttTCCCacgactctcacgctaaaagaaaacttcctaacatctctatgactcctctaagtttccagcttccacccatgaccCCTTGATATATTTgcattcagtgtgaacatttcgtctatttccactctagaAACCCCCCAAAGTATTTTATatattcctatcatatctccccacTCCCTTTTATTGTCtggcgtcgtcaggttcagttccttcagtcgctcttcatatcccatccctcgcaactctgggacgagctTCGTCGtaaactttgaaccttttccagcttccttatgtgtttcttcaggtggggtgtGTATATACTGGTATGCCAGGCACCTGGGATGGTGGTATGGGAGAGATCAccgcctcttcctcctcccaggcACGTGGGATGGGAGTGTGACAGACACGTGCCCGTCCCACACACCGGGAAAGAGATGGAGCCAACTTCACCACGACTTAAATAGCTTACACAGAAGAGGTGGGAAGAGATAGAAAGAAATATACAGATAAATAATTTTAgaaatggggagagagagagagagagacagagagagagagagagagagagagagagagagagagagagagagagagagagagagagagagagagagagagagagagagagagagagagacagacagacagacagacagacagagagacagagagacagagagagacagagacagagagacagagagagagagacagagagagagagagagagagagagagagagagagagagagagagagagagagagagagagagagagagagagagagagagagagagagagacagagagagagagacagagagacagacagacagagagagcaaGTAAACAAGACAAAgaggaaaataaaaaaattcccCCAAAAACACAAACAAAAAACCAGACACACAGTAAACCCCCAAAGAATACTACCTCACTCAAGGTAGACCAAGACACAGGTAAAACACAGGTAAACTATCACCAATACTCTACAAAAGTAAACTCCAGTGTTTGGTAAGGACAGAAACCTCGTTAATACCGTCTTTAGACAGACCGAAATGGACCGAAATGACTGAAATAAGAcgatggaccgaaatgtcgtcgggtCTTCGCTTTTGGACGTGTTCGTTGTggtttcaggtgtgtgggttgggggtttcaggtgtgtgggtgggggggtttcaggtgtgtgggttgggggtttcaggtgtgtgggttggggggtttcaggtgtgtgggttggggtttcaggtgtgtgggggtttcaggtgtgtgggttgggggtttcaggtgtgtgggttgctggtttcaggtgtgtgggttgggggtttcaggtgtgtgggttgggggggtttcaggtgtgtgggttggggggtttcaggtgtgtgggttgggggtttccggtgtgtgg
This sequence is a window from Procambarus clarkii isolate CNS0578487 chromosome 80, FALCON_Pclarkii_2.0, whole genome shotgun sequence. Protein-coding genes within it:
- the LOC138357901 gene encoding integumentary mucin C.1-like, whose protein sequence is MTGDCSASKTMTGDCTASKTMTDDCRVSKTMTGNCTASKTMTGNCRASKTMTGHCRASKTTTGNCRASKTTTGDCRPSKTMTDDCTASKTMTDDCRVSKTMTGNCTASKTMTGNCRASKTMTGHCRASKTMTGHCSASKTMTGDCRTSKTMTGNCTASKTMTGNCRASKTMTGHCRASKTMTGNCRASKTMTGDCRVSKTMTGNCTASKTMTCNCRASKTMTGHCRASKTMTGHCSASKTMTGNYRASKTMTGHCSASKTMTGDCSASKTMTGHCSASKTMTGHCSASKTMTGNYRASKTMTGHCRASKTMTGHCRASKTMTGHCSASKTMTGHCRASKTTTGDCRPSKTMTDDCTASKTKGR